One Megasphaera elsdenii DSM 20460 genomic window carries:
- a CDS encoding acetyl-CoA hydrolase/transferase family protein — MSQWTDMYKQKLMTPEEAVKVVKSGDWVDYGMGTTQPILLDQALAARRDELQDVKVRMCLSVAPRQIIEQDPERKAFTAMNWHMSGYDRKKCALGQMNFIPMCYRNKPSMYRDLLDVDVALITVGPMDKHGFFNFGLAVSATEAITKKAKKVIVEVNEAMPRVLGGRGECIHISDIDGIVEYGNHPLATIPFTTGDDIDAKIAKTIVQQIPDGATLQLGIGSLPNTIGALLAESDLKDLGVHTEMLVDAFYLMYQHGQLTNRRKAFCRDKVSWAFALGTQDLYDWMDDNPFLAAYPVDVINDPFVISQMDNFISINNCIDIDLFGQVSSESAGTHQISGSGGQLDFTDGAYRSRGGKSIIALRSTFHNKKTGRDESRIIPTLAAGTTVTDPRSQVNWVATEYGIVNLMGASTWERAERLISIAHPDFREDLIKEAEKMKIWRYSNKR; from the coding sequence ATGTCCCAATGGACAGATATGTACAAACAGAAACTGATGACGCCGGAAGAAGCAGTGAAAGTCGTTAAATCCGGGGATTGGGTCGATTACGGTATGGGCACGACTCAGCCGATTCTCCTCGACCAGGCCCTGGCAGCCCGACGGGATGAACTGCAAGATGTCAAGGTCCGCATGTGTCTTTCCGTAGCGCCGCGGCAAATCATCGAACAGGACCCGGAACGCAAGGCCTTTACGGCTATGAACTGGCATATGAGCGGCTATGACCGGAAAAAATGCGCCCTCGGCCAGATGAATTTCATCCCCATGTGCTACCGCAACAAGCCGTCCATGTACCGCGACCTCCTTGACGTCGACGTGGCCTTGATTACCGTCGGCCCCATGGATAAACACGGCTTCTTCAATTTCGGCCTGGCCGTCTCGGCAACGGAAGCTATCACCAAGAAGGCCAAGAAGGTCATCGTCGAAGTCAATGAAGCCATGCCCCGTGTTCTCGGCGGCCGCGGCGAATGTATCCATATCAGCGATATCGACGGAATCGTCGAATACGGCAACCATCCCTTGGCGACGATTCCCTTTACGACAGGTGATGACATCGACGCCAAGATTGCCAAGACCATTGTTCAGCAGATTCCCGACGGGGCGACACTGCAGCTCGGCATCGGCAGCCTGCCCAACACGATCGGTGCCCTCTTGGCCGAATCGGACCTGAAAGACCTAGGCGTCCATACGGAAATGCTCGTCGATGCCTTTTACCTCATGTATCAGCACGGCCAGCTCACGAACCGTCGCAAGGCCTTTTGCCGTGATAAGGTAAGCTGGGCCTTTGCCCTGGGGACGCAGGACCTCTATGACTGGATGGACGACAATCCTTTCCTGGCAGCCTATCCGGTAGACGTCATCAATGATCCTTTCGTCATTTCCCAGATGGATAATTTCATTTCTATCAATAACTGCATCGACATCGACCTCTTTGGCCAGGTATCGTCTGAATCGGCCGGGACCCATCAAATCAGCGGCAGTGGCGGTCAGCTCGACTTCACCGACGGCGCTTATCGGTCCCGCGGCGGCAAGAGCATCATCGCCTTGCGGTCGACGTTCCACAACAAGAAGACCGGCCGCGACGAATCGCGCATCATCCCGACGCTGGCAGCGGGCACGACGGTTACGGACCCGCGCTCCCAGGTCAACTGGGTCGCTACGGAATATGGCATCGTCAACCTCATGGGTGCCTCGACCTGGGAACGGGCTGAACGCCTCATCAGCATCGCCCATCCGGATTTCCGGGAAGACCTGATCAAAGAAGCCGAAAAAATGAAAATCTGGAGATATAGCAATAAACGGTAG